The following are from one region of the Luteimonas sp. MC1572 genome:
- a CDS encoding BlaI/MecI/CopY family transcriptional regulator translates to MSISDAEAVVMDVLWRRQPLAAEDVVAQLAASSEWAEPTIKTLLNRLLRKGAVRAERDGRRYLYSPVLTREAWVAQQSQGVVDRLFGGRVAPLVAHFSERGKLSPADIAELRRLIDGLDDDRR, encoded by the coding sequence ATGTCGATCAGCGATGCCGAAGCGGTGGTGATGGACGTGCTCTGGCGGCGGCAGCCGCTGGCCGCCGAAGACGTGGTGGCGCAGCTGGCCGCCAGTTCGGAATGGGCGGAACCGACCATCAAGACCCTGCTCAACCGCCTGCTGCGCAAGGGCGCGGTGCGCGCCGAACGCGACGGTCGCCGCTATCTGTATTCCCCGGTGCTGACCCGCGAAGCGTGGGTCGCGCAGCAGAGCCAGGGCGTGGTGGACCGCCTGTTTGGCGGGCGCGTTGCGCCGCTGGTGGCGCACTTCAGCGAGCGCGGCAAGCTCAGCCCGGCCGACATCGCCGAACTCCGCCGCCTGATCGATGGGCTTGATGATGATCGCCGCTGA
- a CDS encoding PLP-dependent cysteine synthase family protein, which translates to MPQRDWVARAIHTIEADFNRSADTHLIPLDVPGYPGIDVYLKDESSHPTGSLKHRLARSLFLYALANGWLREGRPVVEASSGSTAVSEAYFARLLGLPFIAVIPASTSPEKIAAIEFHGGRCHLVQTACALDSESQRVAAETGGHFMDQFTYAERATDWRANNNIAESIFRQMAEERHPVPEWIVCSPGTGGTAATLGRYVRYRRHATRVLCADPQESVFHQAYRAAVAGQPWRHFTHPCGSRVEGIGRPRVEASFIPGCIDAMVKVPDALALAAMRHVSARLGRRVGGSTGTNFIGVLHAAQRMAVEGRSGSIVTILCDSGDRYAHSYYAPAWYAANGIDTEDADAVVEAGAAGGDIPGLEPVRAT; encoded by the coding sequence ATGCCGCAGCGTGACTGGGTGGCGCGTGCCATCCACACCATCGAGGCCGACTTCAACCGCTCGGCCGACACCCACCTGATCCCGCTGGACGTGCCCGGCTATCCGGGCATCGACGTGTACCTGAAGGACGAGTCGAGCCATCCGACCGGCAGCCTCAAGCACCGGCTGGCGCGCTCGCTGTTCCTGTACGCGCTGGCCAACGGTTGGCTGCGCGAAGGGCGGCCGGTGGTGGAGGCGTCGAGCGGATCGACCGCGGTGTCGGAAGCCTACTTCGCGCGGCTGCTGGGCCTGCCGTTCATCGCGGTGATCCCGGCATCGACCTCGCCGGAAAAAATCGCCGCGATCGAATTCCATGGCGGCCGCTGCCACCTGGTGCAGACCGCCTGCGCGCTGGATTCCGAATCGCAGCGCGTCGCGGCCGAGACCGGCGGCCACTTCATGGACCAGTTCACCTACGCCGAGCGCGCCACCGACTGGCGCGCCAACAACAACATCGCCGAATCGATCTTCCGGCAGATGGCGGAGGAGCGGCACCCGGTTCCGGAATGGATCGTGTGCAGCCCGGGCACCGGCGGCACCGCCGCCACGCTGGGTCGCTACGTGCGCTATCGCCGCCACGCCACGCGCGTGCTGTGCGCGGATCCGCAGGAATCGGTGTTCCATCAGGCCTACCGCGCGGCAGTGGCCGGGCAGCCGTGGCGCCACTTCACCCATCCCTGCGGCTCGCGCGTGGAAGGCATCGGCCGCCCACGCGTGGAGGCGAGCTTCATTCCCGGCTGCATCGACGCCATGGTCAAGGTGCCCGACGCCCTGGCGCTGGCGGCGATGCGCCACGTCAGCGCGCGCCTCGGTCGCCGCGTCGGCGGATCCACCGGCACCAATTTCATCGGCGTCCTGCACGCGGCGCAACGCATGGCGGTCGAAGGGCGCAGCGGTTCGATCGTGACCATCCTCTGCGACAGCGGTGACCGCTACGCGCACAGCTATTACGCACCTGCCTGGTACGCCGCCAACGGCATCGACACCGAGGACGCCGATGCGGTGGTGGAAGCGGGCGCCGCCGGCGGCGACATCCCGGGGCTGGAGCCCGTTCGCGCCACCTGA